Below is a genomic region from bacterium.
CTGTAGTTATCGGAGGCAGGGAGAAACAGGACACCGATAATGAGGAGAAGGAGAAATCATGATACCTCTTTCCTACTACCTGATGTTTTCAGCCGTGCTCTTCTGTATCGGTGTTTACGGGGTATTGGCCAGAAGAAATTCGATCATGATTCTCGTATCCATCGAGCTCATGCTGAATGCCGTAAACATTAACCTGGTTGCCTTTTCTGCCTATATCAGAGGATCGGATCTGGCCGGGCAGATGTTTTCCCTGTTCGCTATCGCCGTGGGGGCGGGGGAGATCGGGGTGGGATTGGCTGTTATTTTGAACCTCTATCGGTTAAGAAACACGATTAATATTGACCAGATAGACTTTCTGAAATGGTAGGAGAAAAAAATTGTCACTGCCTCTGCTTTCATTGATACTCTGGGCGCCTGTTCTTGGCATCGTCTTGATCTTTTTACTTCCGGGAAAGGAGTGGACCGCAAAAAAGGCTGCGCTTCTGAGCACCGGCATCCCACTGGCCATCTCGGTGTATCTTCTTTTTCATTTTCAGCCTGACGGGGGTTACCAGTTTGTGGAAAATCTGGTCTGGATCAAGGAGCTTGGGGTGTCTTACTTCCTCGGTGTGGACGGGCTCAATCTCGGTCTGGTGATTCTGGTCAGCCTGCTGAGCTTTCTGGTCGTCCTGTCCATGCCTCATGAGGGAGAACATGCAGGGGCATTTTACTGCTGCCTGCTGATCATGGAATATGGGCTCCTGGGAGTGTTTTTATCTCTGGACCTGATCCTCTTTTATATCTTCTGGGAAATCGTTCTTATTCCCGGCTATTTTCTCATCAGCATCTGGGGCGGCCCCAACCGGCAGAAGGCGAGCATCAAATTCCTGCTGTATACTCTCCTGGGCAGCCTGATCATACTGATTGCCATTCTGGCCATATATACCAGAGCCAACCTGCATACTTTCAGTATCCCTGCCCTGCTCACAGCAAAGCTTTCAGTCAGGTTTCAACAGCTCATCTTCTTTTTCCTCCTGATCGGTATGGCCATTAAGGTACCCCTTTTCCCCTTCCATAGCTGGCAGCCGGATGCTTATGTCGAAGCGCCCAATTCGGTCACGGTCCTCCTTTCGGGGCTGATGGCCAAAATGGGGGTCTATGGTTTTATTCGCGTGGGATACAGCCTGGTTCCCCAGGGAAGCACAGATTTCAGTTGGCTTATCTGCATCCTGGCTACGGTTACTATTGTCTATGCCAACCTCTGTGCGGCCATGCAGCAGGATCTCAAGCGGATGTTCGCCTATTCGAGCCTGGGACATATGGGATTGATTATGCTTGGGGTAGGGGTCCTGAATCCTATGGGCCTTAAGGGATCCATCTTCCATATGTTCAACCATGGAATCATTACCGGGTCTATTTTCATGGCCATCAGCATGATTGAGGATACTCTGGGCACCATTCAAATCAAGAAGCTGCGTCTGATTGTCCATTATATCCCGACCGGGGCCATGCTGTTCTGGCTCCTTCTGCTGGCTTCCTTCGGGTTTCCGGGCATGAGCAGCTTCATTGCCGAAATCTACATCCTGGCCGGCGCTTTCCAGGCAAAAGTCATCTTCGGGGTGATCGCCATGATCGGGACGATTATCATGGCTGGATACATCTTTTCCGTGCTGCCGAAGATCTCGTTCCGGGGAAACCAAAGCATCGGCCTGGATCAGGAAGGCACTCAGCAGGTGGCAGGCTACAATAAAAAGCTCATTTTTTCTCTGGTCTCCTTATCAATCATCATCATCTTGCTGGGCTTCTATCCAAAATTACTGCTCTCGACTTCCCATTCCTTTGTTGCCCAATTCATAGCCAGGATGCAGATGCCATGACAGAATATTTTAACAGAACATCTAACCGGGAGCATTTATCCATCAGATAAGGAAAGCAAAGAGTCATGAACATGGATTTGAAGCTGTTTTTACCCGAAATTATCATTTTCCTTTCCGGCACGGTCATTCTCATCGCTGATCTGTTCATGCAGGAGAAAAACAAGAAAGCTCTCGGTCTGCTGGCAGAGACCGGGTCTATCCTGGCTATCGTTCAATTAGTCAACATGTTCGTTCTTCGCCAGAGTTTCTCCAGCGAGCTTTTCACTATCGACCCCTTCAGCCATTTCATCAAAATCATCCTTCTGCTCAGCACAGGGCTGGTTATCCTGCTCTCCATCGACTATTTCAAGAAGAATATCAGCCACAAGGGGGAGTACTACTGCCTGATTCTCTTCTCCGTAACCGGCATGATGTTTATGGTTTCAGCCAGTAACTTTATCAGTTTTTTCCTCAGCCTGCAATTGACGAGCATTCCCCTCTACATCCTGTCCGGAATCGATAAAAATGATGCCCGCTCAAACGAGGCTGCCTACAAGTATCTGATGCTCGGCATGCTGGCTTCCGTGGTTATGCTCTATGGAATGACTTTTGTCTATGGATTTAGCGGGGCATGCAATTTTGAAGGGATAGCCTGGCAACTCAGCAATCTTAATCTCCATGAGCATCCGGTCCTTTTGATGTCCATGATTTTTATCTTTGCCGGATTTGCCTTTAAAGTTGCTGCTGTTCCTTTTCATTTCTGGGTGCCGGATACATACGAGGGAGCACCGACCCCGGTGACATCCTTTCTGGCCACGGCCCCCAAGGTGGCAGGCTTTGCCGCCCTGATCCGCCTCGTGACCACGGCCTTCAGTCCCCTGATCAGCCAGTGGCGGATACTGTTTGGTGTTCTTTCCATCATGAGCATGTGCGTGGGTAACCTTGTGGCCCTCTCCCAGACCAATATCAAACGGATGCTCGGCTTTTCCAGCATAGCTCATGTCGGATATATCCTGATGGCCTTTGCTGTAGCTGACCGCCCGGCCTTCAGCGCGGCCATTTTTTACCTGATGATCTATGGTATCGTCAATATCGGGACCTTTGCCGTCATCGCCGCGGTCATGCAGGGAGAAGACCATCATATTCAACGGCTTGCGGGATTATCAAAAAAATCTCCCCTGATGTCGCTTTCCATAGCCGTCTTTTTTATCTCCATGATCGGTATTCCTCCAACGCCGGGCTTTTGGGGCAAATTCGATCTCTTCGCCTCGGCCATTAACCGGGGAATGACCTGGCTGGCCGTTGTCGGCATTATTAATTCAATTATCTCCGTGTCTTACTATATAAACGTACTGCGCTATGTTTACGCAGACCGGGAGGGTGATGGCGGGGTGAATAAAGGAGTGACCGCAGCGGCCGATGGTCTGAAGATTCCCTGCCTTATGAAACTGGTGGTAGGCATTGCCCTGGCTCTGACCATAATCATTGCCACCTACCCGGAGCCGTTCATCGAAATAGCCAGAGCAGCAGCCATCGCCCTGAAGACCGAATTGTGGCTCTGAAAAACAACCAGGTTCAGTAATTCTCAATGTTCAGCAACCTCTCTAAAGGGGTTGGGCTTTCCTCCTTTTGTTCGACTTTATCCCATTGCTCATTACCCTAAAAATATTTATAATAAGTTTAACGATAACTGAGGAGCTAAGATGAGCATTCCTAAGATTGCCGTATCCAGGAAAAAAATTGCCGACTTTTGCCAGCGCAATCACATCCGCAGGCTATCCCTGTTCGGTTCTGTCCTGCGGGAGGACTTTAGACCGGACAGCGATGTGGATGTGCTGGTTGAATTTGAACCTGGACATGTGCCTGGCTTTTTCCGGTTATTCGATATGGAGGAAGAATTATCACCCCTTTTTAGCGGGCGAAAGGTGGATATTCGAACGGCAGAGGACTTAAGCCGGTATTTCCGGGATGAAGTGCTAGCGAGCGCACAGGTGCAGTATGATCAGAAATGATATTATCCGCCTCCATCATATGCTCGATGCTGCTCAAGAGGCAGTTGACTTATTCCGGGGGCGCACCCGCGAAGATTTGGATGGAGATAGAATGTTAAACCTGTCTCTTGTCCGACTGCTGGAAATCATTGGAGAAGCAGCAAAAGGTGTTTCTCCGGCATTTCGAGATGCGCA
It encodes:
- the nuoK gene encoding NADH-quinone oxidoreductase subunit NuoK; this encodes MMIPLSYYLMFSAVLFCIGVYGVLARRNSIMILVSIELMLNAVNINLVAFSAYIRGSDLAGQMFSLFAIAVGAGEIGVGLAVILNLYRLRNTINIDQIDFLKW
- a CDS encoding NADH-quinone oxidoreductase subunit M, whose translation is MSLPLLSLILWAPVLGIVLIFLLPGKEWTAKKAALLSTGIPLAISVYLLFHFQPDGGYQFVENLVWIKELGVSYFLGVDGLNLGLVILVSLLSFLVVLSMPHEGEHAGAFYCCLLIMEYGLLGVFLSLDLILFYIFWEIVLIPGYFLISIWGGPNRQKASIKFLLYTLLGSLIILIAILAIYTRANLHTFSIPALLTAKLSVRFQQLIFFFLLIGMAIKVPLFPFHSWQPDAYVEAPNSVTVLLSGLMAKMGVYGFIRVGYSLVPQGSTDFSWLICILATVTIVYANLCAAMQQDLKRMFAYSSLGHMGLIMLGVGVLNPMGLKGSIFHMFNHGIITGSIFMAISMIEDTLGTIQIKKLRLIVHYIPTGAMLFWLLLLASFGFPGMSSFIAEIYILAGAFQAKVIFGVIAMIGTIIMAGYIFSVLPKISFRGNQSIGLDQEGTQQVAGYNKKLIFSLVSLSIIIILLGFYPKLLLSTSHSFVAQFIARMQMP
- a CDS encoding NADH-quinone oxidoreductase subunit N, with product MNMDLKLFLPEIIIFLSGTVILIADLFMQEKNKKALGLLAETGSILAIVQLVNMFVLRQSFSSELFTIDPFSHFIKIILLLSTGLVILLSIDYFKKNISHKGEYYCLILFSVTGMMFMVSASNFISFFLSLQLTSIPLYILSGIDKNDARSNEAAYKYLMLGMLASVVMLYGMTFVYGFSGACNFEGIAWQLSNLNLHEHPVLLMSMIFIFAGFAFKVAAVPFHFWVPDTYEGAPTPVTSFLATAPKVAGFAALIRLVTTAFSPLISQWRILFGVLSIMSMCVGNLVALSQTNIKRMLGFSSIAHVGYILMAFAVADRPAFSAAIFYLMIYGIVNIGTFAVIAAVMQGEDHHIQRLAGLSKKSPLMSLSIAVFFISMIGIPPTPGFWGKFDLFASAINRGMTWLAVVGIINSIISVSYYINVLRYVYADREGDGGVNKGVTAAADGLKIPCLMKLVVGIALALTIIIATYPEPFIEIARAAAIALKTELWL
- a CDS encoding nucleotidyltransferase family protein, producing the protein MSIPKIAVSRKKIADFCQRNHIRRLSLFGSVLREDFRPDSDVDVLVEFEPGHVPGFFRLFDMEEELSPLFSGRKVDIRTAEDLSRYFRDEVLASAQVQYDQK
- a CDS encoding DUF86 domain-containing protein — encoded protein: MIRNDIIRLHHMLDAAQEAVDLFRGRTREDLDGDRMLNLSLVRLLEIIGEAAKGVSPAFRDAHPDIPWKKMVGMRDRLIHGYFDVNLDIVKETVIEDLPPLVAQLEKIIAIGNR